A genome region from Nycticebus coucang isolate mNycCou1 chromosome 4, mNycCou1.pri, whole genome shotgun sequence includes the following:
- the FKBP1B gene encoding peptidyl-prolyl cis-trans isomerase FKBP1B isoform X3 yields MGVEIETISPGDGMLQNGKKFDSSRDRNKPFKFRIGKQEVIKGFEDGAAQMSLGQRAKLTCTPDVAYGATGHPGVIPPNATLIFDVELLNLE; encoded by the exons ATGGGCGTGGAGATCGAGACCATCTCTCCCGGAGACG GAATGCTCCAAAATGGGAAGAAATTCGATTCatccagagacagaaacaaaccTTTCAAGTTCAGAATTGGCAAACAGGAAGTCATCAAAGGTTTTGAAGATGGTGCAGCCCAG ATGAGCTTGGGGCAGAGGGCGAAGCTGACCTGCACCCCTGATGTGGCATATGGAGCCACGGGCCACCCCGGTGTCATCCCTCCCAATGCCACCCTCATCTTTGACGTGGAGCTGCTCAACTTAGAGTGA
- the FKBP1B gene encoding peptidyl-prolyl cis-trans isomerase FKBP1B isoform X2, with translation MGVEIETISPGDGRTFPKKGQTCVVHYTGMLQNGKKFDSSRDRNKPFKFRIGKQEVIKGFEDGAAQVGSALRTTSQFVHGKKNGKEGSKWLGERQ, from the exons ATGGGCGTGGAGATCGAGACCATCTCTCCCGGAGACG GAAGGACATTCCCCAAGAAGGGCCAGACATGTGTGGTGCACTATACAG GAATGCTCCAAAATGGGAAGAAATTCGATTCatccagagacagaaacaaaccTTTCAAGTTCAGAATTGGCAAACAGGAAGTCATCAAAGGTTTTGAAGATGGTGCAGCCCAG GTAGGAAGTGCTTTAAGGACCACAAGCCAGTTTGTCCATgggaaaaagaatggaaaagagggTTCCAAGTGGCTAGGAGAGAGACAATAA
- the FKBP1B gene encoding peptidyl-prolyl cis-trans isomerase FKBP1B isoform X4 gives MGVEIETISPGDGRTFPKKGQTCVVHYTGMLQNGKKFDSSRDRNKPFKFRIGKQEVIKGFEDGAAQLGPLSPLPICPHPC, from the exons ATGGGCGTGGAGATCGAGACCATCTCTCCCGGAGACG GAAGGACATTCCCCAAGAAGGGCCAGACATGTGTGGTGCACTATACAG GAATGCTCCAAAATGGGAAGAAATTCGATTCatccagagacagaaacaaaccTTTCAAGTTCAGAATTGGCAAACAGGAAGTCATCAAAGGTTTTGAAGATGGTGCAGCCCAG ctgggtcctctttctcctctccccatctGCCCCCATCCCTGCTAG
- the FKBP1B gene encoding peptidyl-prolyl cis-trans isomerase FKBP1B isoform X1: MGVEIETISPGDGRTFPKKGQTCVVHYTGMLQNGKKFDSSRDRNKPFKFRIGKQEVIKGFEDGAAQMSLGQRAKLTCTPDVAYGATGHPGVIPPNATLIFDVELLNLE, encoded by the exons ATGGGCGTGGAGATCGAGACCATCTCTCCCGGAGACG GAAGGACATTCCCCAAGAAGGGCCAGACATGTGTGGTGCACTATACAG GAATGCTCCAAAATGGGAAGAAATTCGATTCatccagagacagaaacaaaccTTTCAAGTTCAGAATTGGCAAACAGGAAGTCATCAAAGGTTTTGAAGATGGTGCAGCCCAG ATGAGCTTGGGGCAGAGGGCGAAGCTGACCTGCACCCCTGATGTGGCATATGGAGCCACGGGCCACCCCGGTGTCATCCCTCCCAATGCCACCCTCATCTTTGACGTGGAGCTGCTCAACTTAGAGTGA
- the WDCP gene encoding WD repeat and coiled-coil-containing protein, with protein MELGKGNLLRTGLNALYQAIHPIHGLAWTDGNQVVLTDLQLHDGEAKFGDSIVIEQFEYVCGLSWAPADTVDKHSLLAVQHKKCVTVWVLGPRTMETSKWLMTQACETQESLPVLPQGCLWHPKNAILTVLTAQDVSVFPNVHCDGTRVKVDFNTQGRIHCACWTQDGQRLVVAVGSSLHSYIWDNAQKALHKCSFCPVFDVDSCVCSISATVDSQVAIATELPLDKICGLNASETFDVPPDGKDTSLYTLPVIGKVPSVNTGTINSETNSEISLSPSFSSSCLDPLDLTHIQFNQQRSEGSSLISLRKKDYLTGTGHDSSHLVLVTFKEGVTMSKKVTIPGILVPDLIACNLKAQVVAVASNTCNIILIYSVILCSAPSFQQIHLENTERPKGLCFLTDKLLLILVGKQKCADSAFLSSSVFDQYVIRLIVKEVMLETESSITSHESQSAYSTSSALLSKANRAKLIESLSPGFGYPNRGLLLTANTSSQSGRHGRRLIKEIQSPPSSICDGSIDLETLGAQPRNQPATLPRHSSTPDHTSTPEPTNLSQWNNLQREKETSRLTKEVENLSRNLIEMQQCLSELTDFLHNGKKPSSVYPPFQDPPYVHIIYQKPHYVGLITEKRAVLLCNGKLRLSTVQQTFGLSLIEMLHDSHWILLCADRDGFIPLTFMATQEVIIRDGCLSRSEVFRDCLS; from the exons ATGGAGTTGGGAAAAGGAAATCTGCTCAGGACTGGACTGAATGCCTTATATCAAGCAATACATCCAATCCATGGCCTTGCCTGGACCGATGGGAATCAGGTTGTCCTAACTGATTTACAGTTGCACGATGGAGAGGCCAAGTTTGGGGACTCCATAGTCATTGAACAATTTGAATATGTCTGTGGGCTGTCCTGGGCACCAGCTGATACAGTTGACAAACACTCTCTGCTTGCTGTCCAGCACAAGAAGTGTGTCACTGTGTGGGTACTGGGTCCCAGGACTATGGAGACGAGCAAATGGCTGATGACTCAGGCCTGTGAGACTCAAGAATCTCTTCCTGTCCTTCCCCAGGGTTGTTTGTGGCACCCAAAAAATGCCATCCTAACTGTGTTGACTGCACAAGATGTTTCTGTTTTCCCTAATGTTCACTGTGATGGTACTCGGGTAAAAGTGGACTTCAACACCCAGGGTCGCATTCACTGTGCATGCTGGACCCAGGATGGCCAGAGGCTGGTGGTGGCAGTAGGTAGCAGCCTGCATTCTTATATTTGGGACAATGCTCAGAAGGCTCTTCACAAGTGTTCTTTCTGCCCAGTATTTGATGTGGACAGCTGTGTCTGCTCCATCAGCGCAACTGTAGACTCACAGGTTGCCATAGCCACTGAGCTTCCACTAGATAAGATCTGTGGCCTAAATGCATCTGAAACCTTTGATGTTCCACCTGATGGCAAAGACACTTCTCTGTATACTTTGCCAGTTATTGGTAAAGTGCCCTCTGTGAATACAGGGACAATCAATTCTGAAACAAATTCTGAAATAtcactttctccttccttttcttcttcctgtttagATCCTCTGGACCTAACTCATATACAATTCAATCAACAAAGGTCTGAAGGTAGTTCTCTGATTTCTCTAAGAAAAAAGGACTATTTGACAGGAACTGGCCACGATTCTTCACATTTAGTCCTTGTAACCTTTAAGGAAGGTGTTACCATGAGCAAAAAAGTCACCATTCCGGGGattttggttcctgatctaataGCATGTAATCTAAAAGCACAGGTAGTGGCCGTGGCTTCTAACACTTGTAACATAATTTTGATCTATTCTGTCATTCTGTGCTCTGCACCAAGCTTCCAGCAAATTCACTTAGAGAATACTGAAAGACCAAAAGGCCTGTGTTTCTTGACAGACAAATTATTGTTGATTTTGGTGGGGAAACAAAAATGCGCTGATTcggcatttctttcttcttcagtgTTTGATCAGTATGTCATTCGCTTGATTGTTAAAGAAGTAATGTTGGAAACAGAATCTTCCATAACATCACATGAGAGCCAGAGTGCCTACTCTACTTCCAGCGCCCTGTTAAGCAAAGCAAATAGAGCAAAGTTAATtgaaagtctttccccaggtttTGGTTACCCAAACAGAGGGCTCTTATTAACAGCTAACACCAGTAGTCAGAGCGGAAGGCATGGAAGAAGGCTTATTAAAGAAATCCAGAGTCCTCCGTCCAGTATCTGTGATGGCTCCATAGACCTAGAAACACTAGGCGCTCAGCCTAGGAACCAACCAGCAACACTGCCCCGGCACAGCAGCACTCCAGACCACACCAGCACCCCAGAGCCTACTAATTTGTCTCAATGGAATAACTTGCAAAGGGAAAAGGAAACTTCCCGTTTAACTAAGGAAGTGGAAAATTTATCTAGGAACCTCATTGAAATGCAGCAATGTCTTTCTGAACTCACAGACTTTCTACATAATGGGAAGAAACCCTCTTCTGTGTATCCACCCTTTCAGGATCCTCCTTACGTTCACATCATTTACCAG aaaccTCATTATGTAGGTCTTATTACTGAAAAAAGAGCGGTGCTTCTCTGCAATGGCAAACTAAGACTCAGTACAGTTCAGCAGACTTTTGGCCTGTCTCTCATTGAAATGCTACACG